The Streptomyces sp. NBC_00459 DNA segment CGTGCGACATGGCCTGGTTCTGCAGGGGGCACTCGCCGCCCTTGTCACAGACCGGGCAGTCGAGCGGGTGGTTGATGAGGAGCAGCTCCATCACACCGTGCTGGGCCTTCTCGGCCACGGGCGAGGTGAGATGAGTCTTGACGACCATCCCGTCCGTACAGGTGATCGTGCAGGACGCCATGGGCTTGCGCTGGCCCTCGACCTCGACGATGCACTGGCGGCAGGCGCCGGCCGGGTCGAGGAGGGGGTGGTCGCAGAAGCGCGGGATCTCGATGCCGAGCTGTTCGGCGGCGCGGATCACCAGGGTGCCCTTGGGCACGCTGATGTCGATGCCGTCGATCTTCAGCGAGACGAGATCTTCCGGCGGGACCGCCGCGTCGCCCCCTCCGGAGGGAGCGCTCGTGGTCACCGTCATGCGTTCACCTCCGTGCGGTCGGCCCAGGCCGTGGACTTGGCCGGGTCGAAGGGGCAGCCCCGGCCCGTGATGTGGTCCTCGTACTCCTCGCGGAAGTACTTGAGGGAGGAGAAGATCGGCGAGGCGGCGCCGTCGCCGAGGGCGCAGAAGGACTTGCCGTTGATGTTGTCGGCGATGTCGTTCAGCTTGTCGAGGTCGGACATGACTCCCTTGCCGGCCTCGATGTCGCGCAGCAACTGCACGAGCCAGTACGTCCCTTCACGGCAGGGCGTGCACTTGCCGCAGGACTCGTGGGCGTAGAACTCGGTCCAGCGGGTGACGGCCCGGACGACACAGGTGGTCTCGTCGAAGCACTGGAGTGCTTTTGTGCCGAGCATGGAACCCGCGGCGCCCACTCCTTCGTAGTCAAGAGGGACGTCGAGGTGCTCGTCGGTGAACATCGGTGTCGAGGAGCCGCCCGGTGTCCAGAACTTCAGCCGGTGGCCGGAGCGCATCCCGCCGCTCATGTCGAGGAGTTGGCGGAGCGTGATGCCGAGCGGGGCCTCGTACTGGCCCGGATTGGTGACATGGCCGCTGAGTGAGTAGAGCGTGAAGCCCGGGGACTTCTCGGTTCCCATCGACCGGAACCATTCTTTGCCCTTTTGCAGAATCGCGGGAACCGACGCGATCGACTCGACGTTATTCACAACAGTTGGGCACGCATAGAGCCCTGCGACGGCAGGAAAGGGGGGACGGAGCCGCGGTTGACCCCGGCGGCCTTCGAGCGAGTCGAGCAGTGCGGTCTCTTCACCACAGATGTACGCGCCCGCACCCGCGTGCACGGTGAGTTCGAGGTCGCGTCCGCTGCCGAGCGCGTCCTTGCCGAGGTAGCCCGCCGCGTAGGCCTCACGTACGGCCTCGTGCAACCGCCGCAGCACTGGCACGACTTCACCACGCAGATAGATGAAGGCATGCGAAGACCGAATGGCATAACACGCGATCACAATGCCCTCGATGAGGCTGTGCGGGTTCGCGAAGAGGAGCGGGATGTCCTTGCAGGTTCCCGGCTCCGACTCGTCGGCGTTGACAACTAGATAGTGTGGTTTTCCATCGCCCTGAGGAATGAACTGCCATTTCATTCCCGTGGGGAATCCCGCACCGCCGCGGCCACGCAGACCGGACTCCTTGACGTACGCGATGAGGTCGTCCGGGGTCATCGCGAGGGCCTTGCGGAGTCCCTCGTACCCTTCGTGCCTCCGGTAGACGTCCAGACTCCAGGACCGGTCCTCGTCCCAGAAGGCCGACAGCACGGGTGCCAGCAGCTTCTCGGGGCTGGTGTCGTTGATCTCGGGTGCCAATGTCATCACTCCCCCTCCTCGGTGACGGGCCCCGCCGGGTGGGAGGGGTCGGAAGCCGCCGTGTCCTGCGGCGCGTCGTGCGAACTGAGGTGCTCGGCGGGCGACGGGGCGTGCGGCGGCGTGCTCTTGGAGGAGCCACCCCTGGGGTGCACCACGCGCGCGGGGCTCTCGCCCTTGGCCAGCCGGAGCCCGATCAGTGAGGCGGGGCCGGAACTGCCGCTCGCCTCGACGGCCCCGTCCCGGGTGTCGGGGAAGCCCGCCAGGATGCGGGCGGTGTCCTTGAACGTGCACAGGGGGGCACCGCGCGTGGGTTCGACCTGCACGCCCGCGCGCAGGTCGTCGACGAGGCGCTTGGCGCTGGCCGGGGTCTGGTTGTCGAAGAACTCCCAGTTGACCATCACGACGGGTGCGAAGTCGCAGGCCGCGTTGCACTCGATGTGCTCCAGGGTGACCTTGCCGTCCTCGGTGGTCCCGCCGTTGGCGACACCGAGGTGCTCCTGGAGGGTCTCGAAGATGGCGTCGCCGCCCAGCACCGCGCACAGGGTGTTCGTGCAGACGCCCACCTGGTAGTCGCCGGAGGGGCCCCGGCGGTACATGGAGTAGAAGGTGGCGACCGCGGTGACCTCGGCCGTGGTCAGACCCAGGATGTCCGCGCAGAACCGCATCCCGGTGCGTGTGACATGGCCCTCCTCCGACTGCACGAGATGCAGCAACGGCAGGAGGGCGGACCGGGAGTCCGGGTAGCGGGCGATGACCTCGCGGGAGTCCGCTTCGAGCCGGGCTCGAACGTCGTCCGGGTAAGCGGGCGCGGGCAGTTGGGGCATGCCCAGGCTGACGCCCTCGGGGGTGGTGGTCACCGGTCGACGCCTCCCATCACGGGGTCGATGGACGCGACGGCGACGATGACGTCGGCGACCTGGCCGCCCTCGCACATCGCCGCCATGGCCTGAAGGTTGGTGAAGGACGGGTCGCGGAAGTGGACCCGGTAGGGCCGGGTGCCTCCGTCGGAGACGGCGTGCACCCCGAGTTCGCCCTTGGGTGACTCGACGGCCGCGTACGCCTGTCCCGGCGGGACGCGGAAGCCCTCGGTCACCAGCTTGAAGTGGTGGATCAGGGCCTCCATGGAGGTGCCCATGATCTGCTTGATGTGGTCCAGGGAGTTCCCCAGACCGTCCGGTCCCAGGGCGAGCTGGGCGGGCCAGGCGATCTTCTTGTCGGTGACCATGACCGGGCCGGGCTGGAGCCGGTCCAGGCACTGCTCGACGATCCTGAGCGACTGGCGCATCTCCTCCAGCCGGATCAGGAAGCGGCCGTAGGAGTCGCAGGTGTCGGCGGTGGGGACGTCGAAGTCGAACGTCTCGTAGCCGCAGTACGGCTGGCTCTTGCGCAGGTCGTGCGGGAGGCCGGTGGAGCGCAGGACCGGGCCGGTGGCGCCGAGGGCCATGCAGCCGGCCAGGTCGAGGTAACCGACGTCCTGCATACGGGCCTTGAAGATGGGGTTCCCGGTGGCGAGCTTGTCGTACTCGGGAAGGTTCTTCTTCATCTTCTTCACGAACTCGCGGATGTGGTCCACCGCACCGGGCGGCAGGTCCTGGGCGAGTCCGCCGGGGCGGATGTACGCGTGGTTCATCCGCAGGCCCGTGATGAGCTCGTAGATGTCGAGAATCATTTCACGATCACGGAATCCGTAGATCATGATCGTGGTGGCGCCCAGTTCCATACCGCCGGTGGCGATGCACACGAGGTGCGAGGACAGCCGGTTGAGCTCCATCAGGAGCACGCGGATGAGGGTGGCCCGGTCGGAGATCTGGTCCTCGATGCCGAGGAGCTTCTCGACGGCGAGACAGTAGGCGGTCTCGTTGAAGAAGGACGTCAGATAGTCCATGCGCGTGACGAAGGTCGTGCCCTGCGTCCACGTGCGGAACTCGAGGTTCTTCTCGATGCCGGTGTGCAGATAGCCGATGCCGCAGCGGGCCTCGGTGACCGTCTCGCCGTCGATCTCCAGGATGAGGCGGAGCACGCCGTGGGTGGACGGGTGCTGCGGGCCCATGTTGACGACGATGCGCTCGTCGTCGGCACGGGCCGCGGACTGGACGACCTCGTCCCAGTCGCCGCCGGTGACCGTGTAGACGGTGCCTTCGGTGGTCTCGCGCGGAGTTGCGTGCTGCGTGCTCATGAGTACGACCTCCGCTGGTCCGGAGCCGGGATCTGGGCGCCCTTGTACTCGACGGGGATGCCGCCGAGGGGATAGTCCTTGCGCTGCGGGTGGCCCGGCCAGTCGTCCGGCATCATGATCCGCGTCAGGGCCGGGTGGCCGTCGAAGACGATCCCGAAGAAGTCGTACGTCTCGCGCTCGTGCCAGTCGTTCGTCGGGTAGACGGAGACCAGGGACGGGACGTGCGGGTCGCTGTCCGGGGCGCCGACTTCGAGGCGGATCAGCCTGTTATGGGTGATCGAGCGCAGGTGGTAGACGGCGTGGAGCTCGCGGCCCTTGTCCTGCGGGTAGTGGACTCCGCTCACGCCCGTGCAGAGTTCGAAGCGCAGAGCAGGATCGTCGCGCAGGGTCTGGGCGACGGCGAGCAGGTACGCGCGTTCGACGTGGAACGTCAGCTCCTCGCGGTCGACGACCGTCTTCTCGATCACGTTCTCGGGGACCAGACCCTGTTCCTCCAGGGCGCCCTCGAGTTCGTCGGCGACCTCGTCGAACCAGCCGCCGTACGGCCGCGCCGAGGCTCCCGGGAGCCGGACGGAGCGGACCAGGCCGCCGTAGCCCGAGGTGTCGCCGCCGTTGTTGGCGCCGAACATTCCGCGCTGGACGCGGATCTCCTCGCCGCCGTCGCCGCGCTGGCCGGGGAGGTTGGAGGCGGCGAGGTCCTTCTCGGGGTTGACCCCGTCGGTCGCCCCGCCTGCTCCGGTGCCGTTCGCGTCGCTCATCGCAGCAGCCCCTTCATCTCGATCGTGGGGAGTGCCTTGAGCGCGGCCTCCTCCGCCTCGCGGGCCGCCTCCTCGGCGTTCACGCCGAGCTTGGAGCTCTGGATCTTCTGGTGGAGCTTGAGGATCGCGTCGATCAGCATCTCGGGCCGTGGCGGGCAACCGGGCAGATAGATGTCGACCGGGACGATGTGGTCGACGCCCTGCACGATGGCGTAGTTGTTGAACATGCCGCCCGAGGAGGCG contains these protein-coding regions:
- the nuoF gene encoding NADH-quinone oxidoreductase subunit NuoF translates to MMTLAPEINDTSPEKLLAPVLSAFWDEDRSWSLDVYRRHEGYEGLRKALAMTPDDLIAYVKESGLRGRGGAGFPTGMKWQFIPQGDGKPHYLVVNADESEPGTCKDIPLLFANPHSLIEGIVIACYAIRSSHAFIYLRGEVVPVLRRLHEAVREAYAAGYLGKDALGSGRDLELTVHAGAGAYICGEETALLDSLEGRRGQPRLRPPFPAVAGLYACPTVVNNVESIASVPAILQKGKEWFRSMGTEKSPGFTLYSLSGHVTNPGQYEAPLGITLRQLLDMSGGMRSGHRLKFWTPGGSSTPMFTDEHLDVPLDYEGVGAAGSMLGTKALQCFDETTCVVRAVTRWTEFYAHESCGKCTPCREGTYWLVQLLRDIEAGKGVMSDLDKLNDIADNINGKSFCALGDGAASPIFSSLKYFREEYEDHITGRGCPFDPAKSTAWADRTEVNA
- the nuoE gene encoding NADH-quinone oxidoreductase subunit NuoE; the protein is MPQLPAPAYPDDVRARLEADSREVIARYPDSRSALLPLLHLVQSEEGHVTRTGMRFCADILGLTTAEVTAVATFYSMYRRGPSGDYQVGVCTNTLCAVLGGDAIFETLQEHLGVANGGTTEDGKVTLEHIECNAACDFAPVVMVNWEFFDNQTPASAKRLVDDLRAGVQVEPTRGAPLCTFKDTARILAGFPDTRDGAVEASGSSGPASLIGLRLAKGESPARVVHPRGGSSKSTPPHAPSPAEHLSSHDAPQDTAASDPSHPAGPVTEEGE
- a CDS encoding NADH-quinone oxidoreductase subunit D — protein: MSTQHATPRETTEGTVYTVTGGDWDEVVQSAARADDERIVVNMGPQHPSTHGVLRLILEIDGETVTEARCGIGYLHTGIEKNLEFRTWTQGTTFVTRMDYLTSFFNETAYCLAVEKLLGIEDQISDRATLIRVLLMELNRLSSHLVCIATGGMELGATTIMIYGFRDREMILDIYELITGLRMNHAYIRPGGLAQDLPPGAVDHIREFVKKMKKNLPEYDKLATGNPIFKARMQDVGYLDLAGCMALGATGPVLRSTGLPHDLRKSQPYCGYETFDFDVPTADTCDSYGRFLIRLEEMRQSLRIVEQCLDRLQPGPVMVTDKKIAWPAQLALGPDGLGNSLDHIKQIMGTSMEALIHHFKLVTEGFRVPPGQAYAAVESPKGELGVHAVSDGGTRPYRVHFRDPSFTNLQAMAAMCEGGQVADVIVAVASIDPVMGGVDR
- a CDS encoding NADH-quinone oxidoreductase subunit C; its protein translation is MSDANGTGAGGATDGVNPEKDLAASNLPGQRGDGGEEIRVQRGMFGANNGGDTSGYGGLVRSVRLPGASARPYGGWFDEVADELEGALEEQGLVPENVIEKTVVDREELTFHVERAYLLAVAQTLRDDPALRFELCTGVSGVHYPQDKGRELHAVYHLRSITHNRLIRLEVGAPDSDPHVPSLVSVYPTNDWHERETYDFFGIVFDGHPALTRIMMPDDWPGHPQRKDYPLGGIPVEYKGAQIPAPDQRRSYS